One segment of Neoarius graeffei isolate fNeoGra1 chromosome 20, fNeoGra1.pri, whole genome shotgun sequence DNA contains the following:
- the ifi35 gene encoding interferon-induced protein 35, producing MSSDEDFSLVTDDSASFSLKSIYKQIDKLKADHKALVHEQTLICESKNSNIKFTQEFQQRASNARKRLENEELNQAKALKKEQNKLADLKKDESKLSIELLKIQQELERMDETHQSLKQQTEVSTAVPEKKVVFNGETAEKVDALSFDVKPHIMYPMEGGTAFITFEEEEVAEKILALKEHEVQLGECSITVRAEPVQFLIPASVEMDTQVCPCRILISNLPKKESMERLLDKLEIHFSKSRNGGGEVEEVVLLEDSGNVVITFLDSNIAKGLTDKQMHEIDLDKGKKCKVKVTPFLNGEITLLKTCNTTCSKTVLLTGIPAVMEKDNLQDLLEIHFQKSANSGGEVDAIVYNPVGEKTLAVFEEDAVKPE from the exons ATGTCTTCAGATGAG GATTTCTCTCTGGTCACTGATGACAGCGCATCATTCAGCCTTAAATCCATTTATAAACAGATCGACAAGCTGAAG GCAGATCACAAAGCCCTGGTGCACGAACAGACATTGATCTGTGAATCCAAAAACAGCAACATCAAGTTTACTCAAGAGTTCCAGCAGCGAGCCAGTAATGCGAGAAAGCGTCTCGAGAACGAGGAGCTGAACCAAGCCAAGGCACTGAAGAAAGAGCAG AACAAACTGGCAGATCTAAAAAAGGATGAGAGCAAACTGAGTATAGAGCTTCTGAAAATCCAGCAGGAGTTGGAAAGAATGGATGAAACCCACcagagcctgaaacagcagactgAG GTGTCCACTGCAGTGCCGGAGAAGAAGGTTGTGTTTAACGGCGAGACGGCTGAAAAAGTTGATGCGCTGAGTTTTGATGTGAAACCTCACATCATGTACCCCATGGAGGGAGGCACAGCATTCATCACCTTCGAAGAGGAAGAAG TTGCTGAAAAGATCTTGGCTCTGAAGGAGCACGAAGTGCAGCTCGGGGAATGTAGCATCACCGTACGGGCTGAGCCGGTGCAGTTCCTCATACCAGCCAGTGTTGAG ATGGACACTCAGGTTTGTCCATGCCGCATCCTTATCTCCAACCTGCCCAAGAAAGAGAGCATGGAGCGCCTCCTGGACAAACTGGAGATTCATTTCTCCAAGTCGAGAAACGGAGGAGGCGAAGTGGAGGAAGTCGTCTTGCTGGAAGATTCTGGCAATGTGGTCATCACCTTCCTAGACAGCAACA TTGCCAAGGGTCTTACAGATAAACAAATGCATGAGATTGACTTGGACAAAGGAAAGAAATGCAAGGTGAAGGTCACACCCTTTCTCAATGGCGAGATCACACTTCTCAAG ACATGTAACACGACCTGCTCCAAGACTGTGCTGCTGACAGGAATCCCAGCTGTGATGGAGAAGGACAACCTGCAGGACCTGTTGGAGATCCACTTCCAGAAATCTGCCAACAGTGGAGGAGAAGTAGACGCAATTGTTTACAACCCAGTGGGCGAGAAAACCCTCGCTGTGTTTGAAGAAGACGCTGTTAAACCTGAGTAG